AAGAACGTCAGGAAGACAAAACTTGCTTGGTGGATACATGGTGCAGCATTTAACTTCTCAGCAGCAGCATTTAACTTCTCGGCAGAACTTCACTTTGATGTCAGCTTCAGTgtcagcttttcttcctcttctttctcaaatCCCGAACAGACGAGAGATCTTCCTTTAGGGTAGCGAGCACAACACTTACGCAGTTCTTGAATGACAGCCTGACACTTCGATTCCACGTAGTTGTTGGCtgaaagacacacaggcagaCCCTAGTCAGGACCTAAGGCACGGGGAAGTTTAGATCAGCGCTTCCCACTCCTTTTCACCTTATTCTATCTATAGACTCAGAAGAAAGAGGACGTACCCAAGCCCACTCAATTCTTTCGGATGTACAGACTAGTCAACAggctaatggggggggggggaagcatgaTTTGCAAAGTGGTTGAgagatatttttagatttaaatgtCCTTTTCTTTGAGGTTAAGATCTTGGGTGCCCTTTTGTAGGACAGCCTGGCTGTGGGAGCTCCCTACCAAGTCCGCGGACGTTCGCAAACTGCCGCCTCGGGTCGAGTCCTAGTCTTTCATACAGCTGTGGGCTAAGAGTGGTTCTTACATTTTTCCAACGTTGTAAAcacacccccgcacccccacctcctcccccacatGCTACTCAACAAAGAGCTTCTGGCCCCCAAAGCCTAAAATCTTTCCTACCTGCCCTCTACAGAAATTATTTGTAGACCCTTATCGTACAGAGACCTTAGGTCGGGGGAACTTGACCTAAAGGTTTGAGGTCAGCTGCAGTTGATCTGAGCCCCCTAGTGCTAATGTGGGGCACACTGGACTCAGTCTAGGATTAAAATAACCCAATTCTGACTACAAAGAATATAGCAGAGTGGCTGAGTCCAAGAGTGGAGCCAAACCAAAGGGGCTCCAATCCTTGCTGTTCTGCAACGCTGGACAAGTTATTGAACTTCTAGAtcatttctccatctataaaatgggggtcaTGGTAGCATCTGCCTCATGGATGAAAGGGTTAAAGGATCTAATCGGTTTAAAACCCTTATGGCTGTGCTTAATGCTAACTCTTAATCCTTCCAGTCCTTACTCCCCCCACGCTGTAGCCAGGGAGTGTCTCTAACTTGATCCTTGTTCTCCCTTAGCCATGTGTTGCTAATGCAAATAAGAAGAATTTATTGACGAGAAGACATTGTGAAacatatttccctttttctgaaaTTTGGAAGGAGGAAAGGATGAAGAAAGTAGCATTACTGTCATTGTACATCAGCATTTTAGATTAagagatttttctgaaaaatctctTTGCTTACATCATAAAATGAAATGTCTGAGAATGAAGGTTAAAAGTCAAAGGCAATATACAAACAAGGGTTTTCTTTACTGGTGAATCTTTGGGTAAATTCTTAACATTTGTCCTTCAGACCCTTCCATATTTTCATGGGCATCCATCTCCATGTCCTACATTAATAAGGGGAAGTCACCAAAAACGTcagttttgaaattaagaaagccTTATGGCTTTATACTATCTTCTGCCAATAATCattcactgattaaaaaaaaatcctctagcCTTTGGTCAAACTTATTGGCCAACTTAAAACCAAATTGGGGGAAAGAAACCAGGTGGACAGATCACATCAAATATGCTTTAGCTGAAGTATGCTTTCGCCTTTAAGACTTAGTTGCTAACTTTGGCAGCCTGAATTCCAACTGCATTTTCAACCCCCCACTTGTAACCtgattgcttttaaaaagtgaagtataACCAACCCATTTAAAactagtcttttttaaaaaggactttgcTCAGCTTAGTAATTCTCAACTCTGGCTGTACATTAAAATTACCTGCTTAGCTTTCTACACTGATTCCTGCCCAGAACCCATCCTCAGGAAATCTGATTTAATTGTCCTAGGCAAGTTTTTGAAGCTCTTCAGGTAGTTCTAATGTACAACCAGGATGGCAAACATGAAAGTTGGATGGCATCACTTCTTATTTTCTGCATCTCTGATttgaaacaatgagaaaaaaatcttcagaataaTTACAGAAGTACTGCATTTGAGAGGAGTTCCTATCATTTGCGGATAAAACGAAAAACTGGTCTCTTGTAAGTTCACAGATagagtggaaaaatattttaaaaaagcatttaacataCTACCTTGTAAACATTTCTGTATTTCACAGGCTTGTTTCTGGCACGGATCCTTCTGCGGCATATccagaaaactaaaataagaaaaatgatttttattttgtcttttatccaTAAAGACTTTAAAGCCCCTTTAGATGGGATTTTCTTCTGAGACAACCAGGTACGCTAGAAAACAATTGCACTAAAAAATACTCTTCCCATTCACAGGAtgaatcaattgtatttttataatatccatttcatttaatttggaAGACATAAATAGctttacatgaaaataaaaccttgaatTCAATCAACTCATCTTGAATATGGTAAACCCAACTGTGGGCTAGAGGAGCGATGCCACAGCCCAGTAGGCCTCGCCCACCACTCTGATCTTTCACAGAACCACCCTTGGTAAATGATTAAACTCCTTGAGCCTTTTTCCTTCTaattcatgtgtaaaatggagacCATTCCTACCTACCTCAAACCATTAATGGAAGGATTAAGTGTGATAAAGTATATAAAGTGCACAGTCTAGTGCCCGGAAGGAAGGCAGTAAGGATTCCATACATGGTAGCTATGATTcccaagatctttaaaaaaaagtaaaaccttacTTTTAATGTACATAAACAGGACTACTTTAACTCAGAAAATCATTTATCAGGTAGTAAATGCTTTCCTAGGAATCAGCAATATTTGGTGCTATTATCACTTCCTGAGAAAGGTGCTAGTTAAGCAGCTACAATAATTTTCAGAGCTCTTACAgaaaccatctttttaaaaataatctgtaacCAGAGAATGAATTTAAGTGCCCATGATCTTGATCAGCAACCTCTAATAACTTGAAGGCAcaatttcagaaaggaaaaaggccCAGGAGCCTTTGTAgctaatttcattcattcaaataacctcctctttttttttttcagagccccCTAAGTTCTCAGTAGATCCAAGTTAGGTCAGTACTGGGAGGGGAAACACTGGAGCAAAACCTAGGATATttacaggatgggagaaggaaAGGCAGGTGAATTGCTGCAGGGCAAATAAGCGACAAATAGATGTTGATGCTGCTAGGAGctgctctcttctctctaaaTCAGTACCAAGTCCTTGGTGATCAGGGCATCTGTTCTGTAGCAGGTGCTGACTTTTGTGGGATTCATCAGATCCCAGTTCCAGCTGATGATGTCCATTAAAGGTTCTATGGCAATTTCCAAAGGAGTCAATTTCAAGTTACGTATCCTGACTAAGTGCTTTTGTTGACTTGCTTTCTGCCTGCGTGACCCTCTCTCTGCAGTTCCACTCGTGCTGTTCTTCATGGCCCTTCCTAAGCTTCTGTGTTCTTGAGCAGTTTTTCAACCCACTTCCTCCCCCCAGGCCCACAGGTGGGTGCACTGCAGTGGTGGATGAAGTGATTGCCATATACTGAACAGAACAGAGGAGCATATCTTCCTagaatcccaggacctggaaaaaaaatagatcatcaAAATCACCACAACCGAATAGGGCAGACAAAAGAAGACGGGCGAACAGgggagaaatagaaatacataCCAGGCTAATCATCAGGCAAAAGCTTAAGCAACAGCTCCTGTACTCCCCTGACCTGTCAGAAAAAGAAGAGTTCATAGAGTACTCTGTTGTAAGAGCCCCGATACAATGGAAAATGATTAAGCAACACGGGTACCATTAAATGATGCTGGATCTGCCACAAGCGAGAGTTGTTATCCATGTAGCGCTCCTCAGGGTAGAGTTGCCACATGAGAGGTAGCTGGGAGGTAAGAAGGTGACTTGGCCTGGCTGCGTCACCTAAGGGAACCTGAACTTGCTGGACTCGTGCCCTTAGGAAACTCGTCTCCTGATGGGAAAAAAcgatcaaaaataaaaacagagatttcAGGATTCTGAGACTGGTTAGAAACCAAGTTGCTTGAaagcaaaatcaataaaatacaaaagagaagCCAAATGTAAACAGTTACCTCTTCCACGACGGCCACCCACGTGCGCTGGTATTCGTCGCGGTAGATACCCTCTTGGTGAACCCAGAGGCGGTCGGGTGGAGCCCCCACATCCTCTCCTGCCATCCTGGGCTTTGGGTTCCAATTCTAGCCCTGCTTTTCTCCACCTAAGCCTGCAGCACCCGCGCACAGGACACAGGTGTGACTTTTTGGGTTTGAATGAACTCATCCATTGAGCAAGGTGACCTGGTACTAGCAATCACCAACCAGAACCAAAACTCGTATCGCATCCGTCCACTTGCACGGCCTAAATAGAGCCAGGGCCATCTGAAGCTCCCCGCAAGACCCTGAAGCGACACTCGGCAGAGGCTTAGGTCAAGCTAACGGTTGACTGTGAAGCGCTCAGCTCCTCAGCACAGCGGGAAGTTCTGTGGACCTGCAGGCCTAGCACCTCGGGAAGCTGGGCGGGGGTCACAGTCTTTGCATTCACAAAGCAGCATCGGACAAAGGGTAGTTAGCACCAGAGGACGCTCAGGAGTGTGCCTGAGGGCACGTATTTGGGCAGGAAAGCAGTGTAACAAAGGACACGTGAGCCAGATTCCCCAGGCGAAAGCCCCTTCCAAGCAGTCCCATTGTAAAGGCTCCTGAAGGCTGAATCCTATGCAGCGCTTTCCGAATTAAAAGTCTCAAGGACAAACGGCCTATTTAGCAGTTTACTTAGAGAGGTCACTTATAGCACTTGGGCTGTTCGTGTTAAGGAACATAGTCAAGGTAGCTTCATGGAATTTTGAAGCTCCAAAAGACTTTGGGGGTCACGGTGGTTTGGAGCTGAGAGCAAGTGATCCTTATCCATCTAGGTCCTGGTTTCAAGTTAATAACGCCTCAGGATGTCTCAGGAGCCCGTTTTCCCACAGAGGTGTGTATGCATTTAAATCCTGATTTCCCAAGTCAGAAAGCCAGAAAAAGCCCTCTGCCACTGGAGAGGCGGGAAGGAAGCAAGCCTCCTGGGCAAACTCCTTCCAGAGCGCGGCTCTAACCCCGTGAGGCTTCTCTGCCTAGCTCGGGATCTCATTTCAGGGCCTCAGCAGCGCTCGACCTGCCTTCTGGAGGAGTGTGTTGCTCGTACCTGGCCCCCAGCATCACGGCATGGTTTCACTGCATTTCTACCTTTGCCAGGGCACATACAGCATTGGGGCATTTGCCCCACAAAACAAAGGCATCCTATTCTCATCAGGTGGCCTTTCGGTAGGAGAGGAACTGTACCCCATCTCGGGACATTGTTAAACCACTAAATTGAGATTGTCAAGAGCAGAGGAGATGCCCTCTTTTCAAGGACAATAATCTGAGTCTGATTTCCCCCCCCTTGACACTGTGAGTTCGCCTCTGCTGAAAGTAGAAGGCATCTTTCATAGACTTAAGAAATGGTCTGATTTCAGTGGATGATGTAAGAGCATCATAGTTGCTTCACCCATTGTACTCTGAATGCAGTGGACTCTGAGCCCATCGTAAGCTTCCATCTTACAGGGTTCTCTTATTTCAAACTCACCTAGCCAGGAAGGAACCCCTTCTCCTGCACCAAATCCCAGTTTCTCTCAGTGGCAAGGGCACCTCTCCT
The window above is part of the Vulpes lagopus strain Blue_001 chromosome X, ASM1834538v1, whole genome shotgun sequence genome. Proteins encoded here:
- the CMC4 gene encoding cx9C motif-containing protein 4, whose product is MPQKDPCQKQACEIQKCLQANNYVESKCQAVIQELRKCCARYPKGRSLVCSGFEKEEEEKLTLKLTSK
- the MTCP1 gene encoding protein p13 MTCP-1 — translated: MAGEDVGAPPDRLWVHQEGIYRDEYQRTWVAVVEEETSFLRARVQQVQVPLGDAARPSHLLTSQLPLMWQLYPEERYMDNNSRLWQIQHHLMVRGVQELLLKLLPDD